The following proteins are encoded in a genomic region of Streptomyces collinus Tu 365:
- a CDS encoding N-acyl homoserine lactonase family protein, translating to MGKNMPVRRLDLGYFIRPASETGGLQPRVEPVLAYLVQHDHGLILFDSGIGTADPETEAHYRPRRRDLQDALSAAGVALDDISLVANCHLHFDHCGGNPLLGGKPILVQDVELATARSGDYTFDELIDFPAASYEEFAGEAEVWPGVWIIPTPGHTQGHQSLVLRQADGTVILAGQAHDFASHFASDQLARQAALHGVEQPLPAYQHWLERLADFDPRRVLFAHDCSVWEPSQSTF from the coding sequence ATGGGGAAGAACATGCCGGTGCGTCGCCTTGATCTGGGGTATTTCATCCGGCCCGCGTCGGAGACCGGTGGCCTGCAGCCGCGGGTCGAACCTGTGCTCGCCTACCTGGTGCAGCACGATCACGGTCTGATCCTGTTCGACTCCGGCATCGGCACAGCGGATCCCGAGACCGAAGCCCATTACCGTCCCCGACGCCGGGACTTGCAGGATGCCCTGTCCGCGGCCGGAGTCGCTCTTGACGACATCTCCCTCGTCGCGAACTGCCATCTCCACTTCGACCACTGCGGTGGGAACCCGCTCCTGGGCGGCAAGCCCATCCTGGTCCAGGACGTCGAGCTGGCCACTGCCCGCAGCGGCGATTACACCTTCGACGAGTTAATCGATTTTCCTGCCGCGTCCTATGAGGAATTCGCCGGTGAGGCGGAGGTCTGGCCGGGCGTCTGGATCATTCCGACACCAGGGCACACTCAAGGGCATCAGTCGCTGGTCCTCCGGCAAGCCGACGGCACGGTAATCCTCGCCGGCCAGGCGCACGACTTCGCCTCCCACTTCGCATCCGACCAGCTGGCCCGCCAAGCGGCGCTTCACGGCGTGGAGCAGCCGCTTCCCGCCTACCAGCACTGGCTGGAGCGACTCGCCGACTTCGACCCACGACGCGTCCTCTTCGCGCACGACTGCTCGGTCTGGGAACCGTCGCAAAGCACCTTCTAG
- a CDS encoding MFS transporter → MDAQSYNAALAELRTVRDEIKKARAALTKLETDRDQSIAQLASYGKAKADRIAPAAGLSVADVTGTTPRTLERDVPPDAEIIGFDDEMNAPLGGAQVDRLRRRPLLIVLNLISVVLVLPLLLVHDRHGVWICYLVMTLYGLASGVTGSAMTAFTQTLIPPQHLGDANGLLQTLLQGLRLIAPLLGAGVLSAFGLGLLVAGDAATFALAALLIALIRQREDRPQSARPEETGAEIGAGFRYIARTPALRQFTVAVVLAVVAFGLCESVLFAVVDTGLRRPPAFLGVLGSLQGAGAIAAGVVTAVLLRRAGERRTVVLGLACAGAGFLLSAAPYLLAVAPGAVLIGASLPLIVAGAMTLFQRRTPTSLMGRTGAALNVLIGVPQTAAIAAGAGLIALVDYRVILAVMGALMAASALYLATRTTHQSIEAVATARRAQEPCEETPTTAAPHCG, encoded by the coding sequence ATGGACGCACAGAGCTACAACGCCGCTCTCGCCGAGCTGCGCACCGTGCGGGACGAGATCAAAAAGGCCCGGGCCGCGCTGACGAAACTGGAAACCGACCGCGACCAAAGCATCGCCCAGCTCGCCTCCTACGGCAAGGCGAAGGCGGACCGGATCGCCCCCGCCGCCGGGCTGAGCGTCGCCGACGTCACCGGCACCACCCCCCGGACCCTCGAACGCGATGTCCCCCCGGACGCCGAAATCATCGGCTTTGACGACGAGATGAACGCTCCCCTGGGCGGCGCCCAGGTGGACCGATTGCGTCGGCGGCCGTTGCTGATCGTCCTGAACCTGATATCCGTGGTGCTGGTCCTGCCGCTGCTGTTGGTGCACGACCGCCATGGCGTCTGGATCTGTTACCTCGTCATGACGTTGTACGGGCTGGCCAGCGGCGTCACTGGTTCGGCTATGACCGCGTTCACCCAGACGTTGATCCCACCGCAGCACTTGGGCGACGCCAACGGCCTCCTGCAGACCTTGCTGCAGGGCCTGCGCCTGATTGCCCCTCTCCTGGGTGCAGGTGTGCTGTCCGCATTCGGCCTGGGGCTGTTGGTGGCAGGCGACGCCGCTACCTTCGCTCTCGCAGCCCTGCTCATTGCACTGATCCGGCAGCGGGAGGATCGCCCCCAGTCGGCGCGGCCAGAGGAAACTGGCGCCGAGATCGGCGCCGGCTTCCGATACATAGCGCGGACTCCCGCCCTGCGTCAGTTCACCGTCGCCGTAGTACTCGCTGTTGTTGCTTTCGGGCTCTGCGAGTCGGTTCTCTTCGCCGTCGTCGACACGGGGCTGCGCCGTCCGCCGGCCTTCCTCGGCGTCCTCGGCTCCTTGCAGGGTGCAGGTGCGATCGCCGCTGGGGTGGTCACCGCAGTGCTGCTGCGACGTGCAGGGGAACGGCGGACCGTGGTACTCGGCCTGGCCTGCGCTGGCGCAGGCTTCCTGCTGAGTGCGGCTCCGTATCTCTTGGCGGTCGCGCCGGGTGCGGTGCTCATCGGTGCCAGCCTGCCTTTGATCGTTGCGGGCGCCATGACCCTGTTCCAGCGGCGCACGCCCACATCTCTGATGGGGCGGACCGGTGCCGCGTTGAACGTGCTGATAGGAGTACCGCAGACTGCGGCCATCGCCGCCGGAGCCGGATTGATCGCGCTGGTCGACTACCGCGTCATCCTCGCGGTGATGGGGGCCCTGATGGCAGCCTCAGCGCTCTATTTGGCCACCCGCACCACCCACCAGTCGATCGAGGCAGTAGCCACCGCGCGTCGGGCGCAAGAGCCCTGCGAAGAGACACCGACAACAGCAGCGCCGCACTGCGGATGA
- a CDS encoding helix-turn-helix domain-containing protein produces the protein MLLTTGQAADELGCAITTFRRLVHASLLPGLSRRGVRVMIPLDTVQALATRRRAPLEQLDATEIAVLRVDAARPAPEPDRPWIGFAATLTPDDLLKALRGSWRCDPVSVAAGGVLPVTLSGYVVAVLTGLQAWEKNSTGRHTFSRARLAGYVTDLATPRITLTSRTDGDQHLAESLLGTRLPSDSGGAIAYVTTHTTG, from the coding sequence ATGCTGCTGACGACCGGGCAGGCGGCAGACGAACTCGGCTGTGCGATCACCACCTTCCGCCGCCTCGTGCACGCCAGCCTGCTGCCAGGCCTGTCCCGCCGTGGCGTACGCGTCATGATCCCCCTGGACACGGTCCAAGCCCTCGCCACCCGCCGCCGCGCCCCCCTGGAACAACTGGACGCCACGGAGATCGCCGTGCTGCGTGTCGACGCAGCCCGCCCGGCCCCCGAGCCCGACCGGCCCTGGATCGGCTTCGCCGCCACCCTCACCCCCGACGACCTGCTCAAGGCCCTGCGCGGCTCGTGGCGCTGCGACCCGGTCAGCGTTGCCGCCGGGGGAGTGCTGCCCGTGACCCTGTCGGGCTACGTCGTCGCCGTCCTGACCGGCCTGCAGGCATGGGAAAAAAACTCAACCGGCCGCCACACCTTCTCCCGGGCTCGCCTGGCTGGCTACGTCACCGACCTGGCCACACCCCGCATCACCCTCACCTCCCGCACGGACGGCGACCAGCACCTTGCCGAGTCGCTGCTGGGCACCCGCCTGCCCTCCGACTCCGGCGGGGCGATCGCCTACGTCACCACCCACACCACCGGCTGA
- a CDS encoding three-Cys-motif partner protein TcmP produces the protein MGVLWKLEPATAAKHRLYQRYLDAWWPILLQTSQSKGYSRPRVTLLDAFAGPGRYENGEPGSPVFILDRLLHHDAADRMHLSPRRVHLIFIEKDRARHEHLMTELVSYFGPLRDLPVRVEVRRGDAGLDSLALLDELGAWGHPILGIFDSWGSVNVPLHVMSRIARNRSSEVITTFGPNWFSRREDLNAGILDAVFGGRGFWSPAAEELRPDEKWRVWLRTYRDALRRAGFGYQLQFELVPRTGQPLYLVFGTGSTAGLRAMKDAMWKVDELDGESFRDPRTRGAKADGQLDLFQAAGVIDDELAELVAQRLSSGATTVEAIGEWLLAETARWMPKHALQAARQMRQDGVVAVQSPGKLTTKSRISLQAQVRA, from the coding sequence ATGGGCGTGTTGTGGAAACTGGAGCCAGCGACCGCAGCCAAGCACCGGTTGTACCAGCGGTACTTGGACGCCTGGTGGCCGATCCTGCTGCAGACCTCCCAGAGCAAGGGATACTCCCGGCCCCGGGTCACGCTCCTGGATGCGTTCGCCGGGCCGGGGCGCTATGAGAACGGCGAGCCGGGCTCGCCGGTGTTCATCCTGGACCGCCTGCTGCACCATGACGCGGCCGATCGTATGCACCTCAGCCCGCGGCGGGTGCATTTGATATTCATCGAGAAGGACCGGGCCCGCCACGAGCACCTGATGACGGAACTCGTCTCCTATTTCGGGCCGCTCAGGGATCTGCCGGTCCGGGTGGAGGTGCGGCGCGGCGATGCAGGTCTCGACAGCCTCGCTCTTCTCGACGAGCTCGGAGCGTGGGGTCACCCGATCCTGGGGATCTTTGACAGCTGGGGCAGCGTCAATGTACCGCTGCACGTGATGTCCCGCATCGCTCGCAACCGCTCCAGCGAAGTCATCACCACTTTCGGGCCCAACTGGTTCAGCCGCCGCGAGGATCTCAACGCCGGCATCCTCGACGCGGTCTTTGGTGGCCGCGGCTTCTGGAGCCCCGCCGCGGAAGAACTGCGCCCCGACGAGAAGTGGCGCGTGTGGTTGCGCACCTACCGGGATGCGCTGCGCCGGGCTGGCTTCGGTTACCAGCTGCAGTTCGAACTCGTCCCGCGTACTGGGCAGCCCCTCTATCTCGTCTTCGGCACCGGCAGCACCGCAGGCCTGAGGGCGATGAAGGACGCTATGTGGAAGGTCGACGAGCTTGATGGCGAAAGCTTCCGCGACCCACGCACCCGAGGCGCCAAGGCGGACGGGCAGCTCGACCTGTTCCAGGCCGCAGGTGTGATCGACGACGAGCTGGCCGAACTGGTCGCCCAGCGGTTGAGTTCCGGGGCCACAACGGTGGAGGCCATCGGCGAGTGGCTGCTGGCGGAGACCGCCCGCTGGATGCCGAAGCATGCTTTGCAGGCGGCTCGGCAGATGCGGCAGGACGGCGTGGTCGCCGTGCAGTCGCCGGGCAAGCTCACGACCAAGAGCCGGATCAGCCTGCAGGCGCAGGTTCGAGCGTAG
- a CDS encoding DUF5131 family protein: MSDRSPIEWTEATWNPTTGCDRVSDGCDNCYALTLAKRLKAMGSAKYQRDGDPRTSGPGFGLTVHPDALRVPLGWKAPRTVFVNSMSDLFHARVPLDYVRQVFDVIEQTPQHTYQVLTKRARRLRQVADRLEWPANLWMGVSVESAKELSRVDDLRQVPATVRFLSCEPLLGPLNGLDLAGIHWVIAGGESGPRFRPMEQEWVTGIRDACLQADVAFFFKQWGGRTSKASGRHLQGRTWDQMPTLEPAPAG, translated from the coding sequence GTGAGTGACCGCAGTCCGATTGAGTGGACCGAAGCGACGTGGAACCCCACGACCGGCTGCGACCGGGTCTCGGACGGATGCGACAACTGCTACGCGCTGACGTTGGCGAAGCGGCTCAAGGCTATGGGATCAGCGAAGTACCAGCGCGACGGTGACCCCCGTACCTCCGGCCCCGGCTTCGGCCTGACCGTGCACCCGGACGCGCTGCGGGTCCCCTTGGGCTGGAAGGCGCCGCGCACGGTGTTTGTGAACTCGATGTCAGATCTCTTCCACGCCCGCGTACCGCTGGACTATGTCCGGCAGGTCTTCGACGTCATCGAGCAGACCCCGCAACACACTTATCAAGTGCTCACGAAACGAGCACGTCGGCTGCGCCAGGTCGCCGACCGACTGGAGTGGCCGGCCAACCTGTGGATGGGTGTGTCTGTGGAGAGCGCCAAGGAACTGTCCCGTGTAGACGACCTGCGGCAGGTCCCGGCCACGGTGCGGTTCCTGTCGTGCGAGCCGTTGCTCGGGCCTCTGAACGGACTGGACTTGGCGGGCATTCACTGGGTTATCGCCGGAGGCGAGTCAGGTCCCCGCTTCCGCCCCATGGAACAGGAATGGGTCACAGGAATCCGGGACGCCTGCCTCCAAGCCGATGTGGCCTTCTTCTTCAAACAGTGGGGAGGCCGGACCTCCAAGGCGTCTGGTCGGCACCTTCAGGGGCGGACCTGGGACCAGATGCCTACGCTCGAACCTGCGCCTGCAGGCTGA
- a CDS encoding RICIN domain-containing protein: protein MKESRRVVVEFAACLQELRNDHGRPTYKEIVERARAHDPKSSLAQSTCSEAFKGKRIPKYDTAMQIARAVAGQAGVTKIDALWHAAMKRLDAALAREQEAHWWRDRSISSRVSIIAATSGALSMVLAALIPWLLGYPWTKDAGKDAASGASGWAHRQIEASDPAWAGWCLTAKGDAVVIDRCGNAPGAQRWSYDAGRVLDANGRCLTPAKPGGGQRLRLRSCTQSVDQQWKFAQGRLVSQGVCMTIYGPYNRPGTPMQTWDVKVPVAPEMRWKLGGNPIVVNATDTPSAGVRR from the coding sequence GTGAAGGAGAGCAGGAGGGTCGTGGTCGAGTTCGCAGCCTGTCTGCAGGAACTTCGAAATGACCACGGGCGCCCTACCTACAAGGAGATCGTCGAGCGCGCTCGAGCTCACGACCCTAAGTCCAGTCTGGCACAGAGCACTTGTTCGGAGGCTTTCAAGGGGAAACGAATTCCGAAGTACGACACGGCAATGCAGATCGCCCGGGCTGTCGCCGGCCAAGCAGGCGTCACCAAGATCGACGCTCTCTGGCACGCGGCCATGAAGCGACTGGATGCAGCCTTAGCAAGGGAGCAAGAGGCCCACTGGTGGCGGGACCGCTCGATATCCTCGCGTGTGTCCATCATCGCCGCTACGTCGGGGGCTTTGAGTATGGTGCTCGCCGCGCTCATTCCGTGGCTGCTGGGGTACCCATGGACGAAAGATGCGGGGAAGGACGCAGCGAGCGGGGCGTCTGGCTGGGCACATCGTCAGATTGAGGCTTCCGACCCCGCGTGGGCCGGGTGGTGTCTGACGGCCAAGGGGGACGCGGTGGTCATCGACAGATGCGGCAACGCACCTGGTGCCCAGCGATGGTCCTATGACGCAGGACGGGTCCTCGATGCGAACGGCCGGTGTCTCACACCCGCTAAGCCCGGAGGTGGGCAACGTCTGCGGCTGCGCTCGTGTACCCAGTCCGTGGACCAGCAGTGGAAGTTCGCTCAGGGGCGACTTGTGTCACAGGGTGTGTGCATGACCATCTACGGCCCCTACAACAGGCCGGGGACGCCGATGCAGACCTGGGATGTCAAAGTTCCGGTGGCGCCGGAGATGCGATGGAAGCTGGGAGGGAATCCCATCGTCGTCAACGCTACTGATACGCCATCCGCTGGCGTCCGACGATAG
- a CDS encoding SEL1-like repeat protein, with protein sequence MAAGAPTLDTMALSVAEDDALHACPSRDTISRLIGDAAAVGKQADVVALMTVLTRMAGGALEQAAAEAASLWTRAQLAEPLGRPITEIDPYTLEVHRAIILQGASGLPDYVERGHDKELRRLVGEALHGVSQLALLVGTSSTGKTRACYEAVRNLPPDWRLWHPIDPERPRAALAALDQVGPKTVVWLNEAHHYLLHREHGESIAAGLRTVLSDDTRAPVLVLGTIWPGPGYFDDLRSTPSPGQPDPHAQARVLLSGRTIHVPAAFSSSEVDELKESPDPRLVAAATSAQDGMITQYLAAAFELIDIYNAAPPGTKALLNAAIDARRLGHPIGLPLPFLAAAAEGYLTDSEWELLPDNWLEQALNQLTNPIKGALGPLHPQRRPRGSTGQAGQVLGQAYRLADFLADHGRAQRRLERIPPLFWQAAEHHCKDEGAHALASAAAERGFAEIACRLWASAGAYWEVANALTRMTRLDEALPWYERAALEGDTLALRTVGSRLVEAGRPDDALNWYERAAADGNAEALLEAGDQLAQQGQLDQALVRFEGAAAGGIDDALLMAAGHLLAAGRPEQALTWYERAAADENPKALRWTATDLTNAGYHDEAVVWYARVAAAQPIPRAYRWVADRMARADHLDQALVRYQHAANAGDSEALVIAGDRLADADRLDEAVLWYERAAQAGDVKALHSAASQLVAAGRGDEALLCLERAADLGDEDALRLAGDQLAEAQRLDEALAWYGRAADAGDTQALLMAVAQLTRMGLLADALSWYEQAASRWGPQYLRLAADHLVDAGHLDQALEWFERAARNGDTEARHTAAHRLANKGRLDEALEWFELAAEQGDAQALLLAVEQLAQADRLDEALIWYGRAVQAGGVETNDAHVLTAIADQLVDDDRLDQALQWYEQAADLGDESALLAAGDRLVEAHRLDDALPWFTRAAVAGDTDALRCAAAQLVEAGRIDEALEWFTRAAENDDTDALYWAASALAFEGRWKAAESWFERAAAHCGPDALESAAKTLAAAHRLENALGWAERAVGEGNATMLRWAADQLMGAKRLDEALAWYERAAAHGDTNAARKAAHELWGAARFGEAQLWFERAAAGGNNSALRWVADRLVVAGRLDEALPWYERAAINGDLDAMQAAVGQLAMTERKTEALAWLWRAADAGLSLNAGWFPALRKQLLGDQDDVLLRYGRDATGHLAQVWRMEPARS encoded by the coding sequence GTGGCCGCCGGCGCACCGACGCTCGACACAATGGCGCTGTCCGTGGCCGAGGACGATGCATTGCATGCTTGTCCGTCCCGAGACACGATCAGCCGTTTGATTGGCGACGCTGCGGCAGTTGGAAAACAGGCGGACGTCGTGGCGCTCATGACAGTGCTGACACGCATGGCCGGCGGAGCCTTGGAACAAGCCGCCGCGGAAGCAGCCTCGTTGTGGACCCGAGCGCAGCTTGCGGAACCCCTTGGCCGCCCCATCACCGAGATCGATCCCTACACCCTTGAGGTTCATCGAGCGATCATTCTTCAGGGAGCCAGCGGTCTGCCCGACTATGTAGAGCGCGGCCACGACAAGGAGTTGCGCCGACTGGTCGGCGAGGCGCTCCACGGCGTCAGTCAACTTGCGCTGCTGGTAGGCACATCATCCACGGGGAAGACCCGAGCCTGCTACGAAGCAGTCCGAAACCTCCCCCCGGACTGGAGACTGTGGCACCCCATCGACCCGGAGCGGCCCAGGGCCGCGCTGGCCGCACTGGACCAGGTGGGCCCCAAGACGGTGGTCTGGCTCAACGAAGCCCACCACTACCTCCTGCACCGGGAGCACGGCGAATCCATTGCTGCAGGACTGCGCACTGTCCTGTCAGACGACACGAGGGCTCCGGTCCTCGTGCTTGGCACGATCTGGCCCGGTCCCGGATATTTCGACGACTTGCGCAGTACTCCTTCTCCTGGACAGCCGGACCCGCATGCCCAAGCACGTGTTCTCCTGTCCGGACGAACCATTCACGTCCCAGCAGCCTTCTCCTCCTCCGAGGTAGACGAACTCAAAGAGTCGCCTGACCCACGTCTTGTGGCCGCTGCTACCTCGGCCCAAGACGGGATGATCACCCAGTATCTGGCAGCGGCCTTCGAACTGATCGACATCTACAACGCAGCACCCCCGGGCACCAAAGCCCTCCTCAACGCTGCGATCGACGCACGCAGACTCGGCCATCCCATCGGCCTCCCGCTGCCGTTCCTTGCCGCAGCGGCTGAGGGATACTTGACCGACAGCGAGTGGGAGCTCCTGCCGGACAATTGGCTGGAACAGGCACTGAACCAGCTCACCAATCCCATCAAGGGAGCGTTAGGACCTCTGCACCCGCAAAGGCGCCCGCGCGGCTCCACCGGGCAAGCAGGGCAGGTTCTGGGACAGGCCTACCGACTCGCTGACTTTCTTGCCGACCATGGTCGAGCTCAACGCCGCTTGGAACGAATTCCTCCGCTGTTCTGGCAAGCCGCCGAGCATCACTGCAAAGACGAAGGCGCCCACGCACTCGCATCAGCCGCGGCGGAGCGCGGGTTTGCAGAGATTGCCTGCCGCCTGTGGGCCTCAGCCGGTGCCTATTGGGAGGTGGCCAACGCTCTGACACGGATGACGCGACTGGACGAGGCTCTGCCGTGGTACGAGCGCGCCGCACTGGAGGGCGATACCCTCGCCCTCCGCACCGTCGGCAGCCGCCTCGTAGAGGCGGGACGCCCAGACGATGCCCTGAACTGGTATGAACGGGCTGCCGCTGATGGCAACGCAGAAGCTCTCCTGGAGGCGGGCGACCAACTTGCCCAGCAGGGACAACTGGATCAGGCCCTGGTCCGATTCGAAGGAGCAGCCGCCGGCGGAATCGACGACGCACTCTTGATGGCAGCCGGTCACCTTCTCGCTGCTGGCCGCCCGGAGCAGGCACTGACCTGGTACGAGCGGGCAGCCGCCGACGAAAACCCGAAGGCTCTGCGATGGACCGCAACAGACCTGACCAACGCCGGATACCACGACGAGGCAGTGGTCTGGTACGCGCGGGTCGCCGCCGCGCAACCGATCCCAAGGGCGTATCGCTGGGTGGCCGACCGCATGGCCAGGGCAGACCATCTGGATCAGGCCCTTGTTCGGTACCAGCACGCGGCGAACGCCGGTGACAGCGAGGCGCTGGTCATCGCAGGGGACCGACTGGCGGACGCCGACCGGCTGGACGAGGCGGTGCTGTGGTACGAGCGTGCAGCTCAGGCCGGTGACGTGAAAGCACTTCACTCGGCAGCCAGCCAGTTGGTGGCGGCGGGCCGAGGAGACGAGGCCTTGCTCTGCCTGGAGCGGGCAGCCGATCTTGGCGATGAGGACGCACTGCGTCTCGCCGGCGATCAGCTCGCAGAAGCCCAACGACTGGATGAAGCCCTCGCCTGGTACGGGCGAGCTGCCGATGCAGGTGATACCCAGGCACTGCTTATGGCTGTCGCTCAGCTGACACGCATGGGGCTCCTGGCTGACGCCCTCTCCTGGTACGAACAGGCCGCCAGCCGGTGGGGCCCACAGTATCTTCGCCTGGCGGCTGACCACCTGGTCGACGCAGGTCATTTGGACCAAGCACTCGAATGGTTCGAGCGAGCCGCCAGAAACGGTGACACGGAGGCCCGGCACACGGCCGCACACCGGCTGGCCAACAAAGGACGTCTGGATGAAGCGTTGGAATGGTTTGAGCTCGCCGCAGAACAGGGCGATGCACAGGCGCTCCTGCTGGCAGTCGAACAGCTTGCGCAAGCCGACCGTCTGGACGAAGCCCTGATCTGGTACGGGCGCGCAGTCCAAGCAGGGGGAGTGGAGACGAACGACGCTCACGTCCTGACGGCGATCGCTGACCAACTCGTCGACGACGACCGACTCGACCAAGCACTGCAATGGTACGAGCAGGCAGCAGACCTCGGCGACGAGAGCGCGCTTTTGGCCGCGGGCGACCGACTGGTGGAGGCACATCGACTGGACGACGCTCTACCGTGGTTCACCCGCGCAGCTGTGGCGGGGGACACCGATGCTCTCCGCTGCGCAGCCGCTCAGTTGGTTGAAGCAGGCCGCATTGACGAGGCGCTGGAGTGGTTCACTCGCGCCGCAGAGAACGACGATACCGACGCCCTCTACTGGGCAGCCAGCGCGCTGGCCTTCGAAGGCCGTTGGAAAGCAGCAGAGAGCTGGTTCGAGCGTGCGGCGGCACATTGTGGTCCTGACGCTCTGGAGTCAGCGGCAAAGACTCTCGCAGCAGCCCACCGTCTGGAAAACGCTTTGGGCTGGGCGGAACGGGCAGTCGGCGAGGGCAACGCCACGATGCTCCGCTGGGCGGCAGACCAGTTAATGGGGGCCAAACGTCTGGACGAGGCACTGGCTTGGTACGAACGCGCAGCCGCCCACGGGGACACGAACGCGGCGAGGAAGGCCGCGCACGAATTGTGGGGCGCGGCGCGTTTCGGCGAAGCACAATTGTGGTTCGAACGCGCTGCCGCTGGCGGGAACAACTCAGCGCTTCGCTGGGTGGCTGATCGGCTCGTGGTGGCGGGGCGGCTGGACGAGGCGCTCCCCTGGTACGAACGCGCAGCCATCAACGGCGATCTCGATGCCATGCAGGCAGCAGTAGGGCAATTGGCCATGACAGAGCGGAAAACGGAGGCACTCGCCTGGCTATGGCGAGCCGCCGATGCGGGGCTGAGTCTGAACGCCGGCTGGTTTCCTGCTCTGCGCAAACAACTTCTCGGAGACCAGGACGACGTTCTCCTGCGCTATGGACGAGACGCAACCGGACACCTCGCACAGGTGTGGCGGATGGAACCCGCGAGAAGTTGA
- a CDS encoding helix-turn-helix domain-containing protein, translating to MRELVDVGQPESLTLEYKESYAAKIPDSVAAMANSYGGLILVGVTERNIEDRIVGVPEDTIVKIVSSCHQKLEPPWEPEIIPVPLPETDGLMVLVVRVDPAKAPGPLLIQGAAPIRLHGRNAVADRSRLAQLLTEAAPQPAAAGLRLPPVELPRDDQGQEAADFLVRTGMYVPVDASATWRPLSERGVQAFADALNNSPLHRTLFHWCASLGDGGMTPFHRAGFNRARKVRLLWQGGPNEAPSSPLEAVATIDLPDAYGAPVSHLQVSLGVVARFGHALGRSVPLSIARLHELLDSLASSMVDDEVTKALAALAGIDPLVVPQPLSLDFISSTDVPALLAGNGLTPMPDAGTSRGANLLADPGIDQREPAERRALIDSWLQQISLDAGLLGMEEALERLRAASSTSP from the coding sequence GTGCGCGAGCTGGTCGACGTCGGCCAGCCGGAGAGCCTGACCTTGGAGTACAAGGAAAGCTACGCGGCCAAGATCCCTGACTCGGTCGCTGCGATGGCCAACAGCTACGGCGGCCTCATCCTGGTGGGCGTCACCGAGCGCAACATCGAAGACCGGATCGTTGGCGTTCCGGAAGACACGATCGTCAAGATCGTCAGCAGCTGCCATCAGAAGCTGGAGCCGCCCTGGGAACCGGAGATCATTCCCGTGCCCCTCCCGGAGACCGACGGCCTGATGGTCTTGGTCGTCCGCGTCGACCCTGCCAAGGCACCAGGCCCACTGCTGATCCAGGGGGCCGCACCAATCCGCTTGCACGGACGCAACGCGGTAGCCGACCGCTCGCGCCTCGCCCAGCTGCTCACCGAGGCCGCTCCCCAGCCAGCTGCAGCCGGGCTGAGGCTGCCCCCGGTCGAACTCCCTCGCGATGACCAGGGCCAAGAAGCCGCGGACTTCCTCGTCCGCACCGGGATGTACGTCCCGGTCGACGCCTCAGCCACCTGGCGTCCACTGTCCGAACGCGGAGTACAGGCCTTCGCAGATGCCCTGAACAACTCGCCCCTGCACCGGACCCTTTTCCACTGGTGCGCATCGCTCGGCGACGGTGGCATGACCCCTTTCCACCGCGCGGGTTTCAACCGTGCCCGCAAGGTCCGGCTCCTGTGGCAAGGCGGCCCGAACGAAGCACCGTCTTCCCCGCTGGAGGCCGTTGCCACGATCGATCTTCCAGACGCCTATGGAGCTCCGGTCTCGCACCTGCAGGTCTCCTTGGGAGTCGTGGCACGCTTCGGCCACGCCCTCGGCCGCAGCGTGCCCCTCTCCATAGCCCGCCTTCACGAACTGCTCGACTCCTTGGCGAGCTCTATGGTTGACGACGAGGTCACCAAAGCGCTTGCCGCCCTGGCAGGCATCGATCCGCTCGTTGTGCCGCAACCGCTGAGCCTTGACTTCATCAGCAGCACAGACGTCCCAGCCCTGCTCGCTGGAAACGGACTGACTCCGATGCCGGATGCCGGCACCTCCCGCGGCGCCAACCTGCTCGCCGACCCTGGCATCGACCAACGCGAGCCCGCAGAGCGCCGCGCCCTCATCGACAGCTGGCTCCAACAGATCAGCCTGGACGCTGGCCTGCTTGGCATGGAGGAGGCCCTGGAGCGACTCCGGGCTGCCTCCTCGACGTCGCCTTAA